In the genome of Neofelis nebulosa isolate mNeoNeb1 chromosome 6, mNeoNeb1.pri, whole genome shotgun sequence, one region contains:
- the ZSCAN23 gene encoding zinc finger and SCAN domain-containing protein 23 isoform X3 — protein sequence MATASVLQTPEMQEGRLAVKVEEEEGDCASGQESGPWRDHPHSREIFRRRFRQFCYQETPGPREALRRLRELCRQWLSPETHSKEQILELLVLEQFLTILPEELQAWVRGQHPESGEQAVTVLEDLERELDEPGEQQVPACAREQEELVKEEAGRGAAQDSSSGQPPTLEGPHQCRSREVCLLREIGDEAGAWSVQSAPKRELCKEKKRLVEVPEKLNGDTLLGPECADTRDQEGRWERQRASSSVERPYVCGECGKSFTQNSILIEHQRTHTGEKPYGCDECGRAFSQRSGLFQHQRLHTGEKRYQCGICGKAFSQNAGLFHHLRIHTGEKPFQCSQCRKSFSRRSVLIKHQRIHTGERPYECEDCGKNFIYHCNLVQHRKVHPGVGAASPLEQVSLDSHPVFHANISAL from the exons ATGGCCACAGCCTCCGTCCTTCAGACTCCAGAGATGCAGGAAGGACGTCTGGCAGTAAAggtagaagaggaagagggggattGTGCCTCTGGGCAGGAATCTGGCCCGTGGAGAGATCACCCGCATAGCAGAGAGATCTTCCGTAGACGCTTCAGGCAGTTCTGCTACCAGGAGACCCCTGGACCCCGCGAGGCTCTTCGAAGGCTCCGCGAGCTGTGCCGCCAGTGGCTGAGCCCAGAAACGCACAGCAAGGAGCAGATCCTGGAGCTGCTGGTGCTGGAGCAGTTCCTGACCATCCTGCCCGAGGAGCTCCAGGCCTGGGTGCGGGGACAGCACCCGGAGAGCGGGGAGCAGGCGGTGACCGTGCTGGAGGATCTGGAGCGGGAGCTGGACGAGCCGGGAGAACAG CAGGTTCCAGCCTGTGCCCGTGAGCAGGAAGAGTTGGTGAAGGAGGAGGCAGGTCGGGGAGCAGCCCAGGACTCATCAAGCGGCCAGCCCCCAACCTTGGAAGGGCCGCATCAGTGCAGGTCGCGGGAGGTGTGCCTGCTTCGGGAGATCG GGGATGAGGCTGGGGCTTGGAGTGTGCAGTCAGCCCCGAAGAGGGAGCTCTGTAAAGAAAAGAAACGTCTTGTGGAAGTTCCTGAGAAACTGAACGGTGACACTCTTCTGGGGCCTGAGTGCGCAGACACACGTGACcaggagggcaggtgggagaggcAGCGGGCCAGCTCCTCGGTGGAGAGACCCTACGTCTGTGGTGAGTGTGGGAAGAGCTTCACCCAGAACTCCATCCTGATCGAGCACCAGAGGACACACACCGGGGAGAAGCCCTACGGGTGTGATGAGTGCGGACGGGCCTTCAGCCAGCGCTCGGGTCTGTTCCAGCACCAGAGACTCCACACCGGGGAGAAGCGCTACCAGTGTGGCATCTGTGGCAAAGCGTTCAGCCAGAACGCGGGGCTCTTCCATCACCTCCGGATCCACACGGGGGAGAAGCCCTTCCAGTGCAGCCAGTGCAGGAAGAGCTTCAGCCGACGTTCTGTCCTCATTAAGCATCAGCGAATTCACACCGGAGAAAGGCCTTACGAATGTGAAGACTGTGGCAAGAACTTTATTTATCACTGCAACCTCGTCCAGCATCGGAAGGTCCACCCTGGGGTGGGTGCCGCTAGCCCCCTGGAGCAG gtctCTCTGGACTCACACCCAGTTTTCCATGCCAACATCTCAGCTCTATGA
- the ZSCAN23 gene encoding zinc finger and SCAN domain-containing protein 23 isoform X4, which produces MATASVLQTPEMQEGRLAVKVEEEEGDCASGQESGPWRDHPHSREIFRRRFRQFCYQETPGPREALRRLRELCRQWLSPETHSKEQILELLVLEQFLTILPEELQAWVRGQHPESGEQAVTVLEDLERELDEPGEQQVPACAREQEELVKEEAGRGAAQDSSSGQPPTLEGPHQCRSREVCLLREIGDEAGAWSVQSAPKRELCKEKKRLVEVPEKLNGDTLLGPECADTRDQEGRWERQRASSSVERPYVCGECGKSFTQNSILIEHQRTHTGEKPYGCDECGRAFSQRSGLFQHQRLHTGEKRYQCGICGKAFSQNAGLFHHLRIHTGEKPFQCSQCRKSFSRRSVLIKHQRIHTGERPYECEDCGKNFIYHCNLVQHRKVHPGVGAASPLEQLFKNSKFSQ; this is translated from the exons ATGGCCACAGCCTCCGTCCTTCAGACTCCAGAGATGCAGGAAGGACGTCTGGCAGTAAAggtagaagaggaagagggggattGTGCCTCTGGGCAGGAATCTGGCCCGTGGAGAGATCACCCGCATAGCAGAGAGATCTTCCGTAGACGCTTCAGGCAGTTCTGCTACCAGGAGACCCCTGGACCCCGCGAGGCTCTTCGAAGGCTCCGCGAGCTGTGCCGCCAGTGGCTGAGCCCAGAAACGCACAGCAAGGAGCAGATCCTGGAGCTGCTGGTGCTGGAGCAGTTCCTGACCATCCTGCCCGAGGAGCTCCAGGCCTGGGTGCGGGGACAGCACCCGGAGAGCGGGGAGCAGGCGGTGACCGTGCTGGAGGATCTGGAGCGGGAGCTGGACGAGCCGGGAGAACAG CAGGTTCCAGCCTGTGCCCGTGAGCAGGAAGAGTTGGTGAAGGAGGAGGCAGGTCGGGGAGCAGCCCAGGACTCATCAAGCGGCCAGCCCCCAACCTTGGAAGGGCCGCATCAGTGCAGGTCGCGGGAGGTGTGCCTGCTTCGGGAGATCG GGGATGAGGCTGGGGCTTGGAGTGTGCAGTCAGCCCCGAAGAGGGAGCTCTGTAAAGAAAAGAAACGTCTTGTGGAAGTTCCTGAGAAACTGAACGGTGACACTCTTCTGGGGCCTGAGTGCGCAGACACACGTGACcaggagggcaggtgggagaggcAGCGGGCCAGCTCCTCGGTGGAGAGACCCTACGTCTGTGGTGAGTGTGGGAAGAGCTTCACCCAGAACTCCATCCTGATCGAGCACCAGAGGACACACACCGGGGAGAAGCCCTACGGGTGTGATGAGTGCGGACGGGCCTTCAGCCAGCGCTCGGGTCTGTTCCAGCACCAGAGACTCCACACCGGGGAGAAGCGCTACCAGTGTGGCATCTGTGGCAAAGCGTTCAGCCAGAACGCGGGGCTCTTCCATCACCTCCGGATCCACACGGGGGAGAAGCCCTTCCAGTGCAGCCAGTGCAGGAAGAGCTTCAGCCGACGTTCTGTCCTCATTAAGCATCAGCGAATTCACACCGGAGAAAGGCCTTACGAATGTGAAGACTGTGGCAAGAACTTTATTTATCACTGCAACCTCGTCCAGCATCGGAAGGTCCACCCTGGGGTGGGTGCCGCTAGCCCCCTGGAGCAG cttttcaaaaattctaaattttctcAATAA
- the ZSCAN23 gene encoding zinc finger and SCAN domain-containing protein 23 isoform X1 — MATASVLQTPEMQEGRLAVKVEEEEGDCASGQESGPWRDHPHSREIFRRRFRQFCYQETPGPREALRRLRELCRQWLSPETHSKEQILELLVLEQFLTILPEELQAWVRGQHPESGEQAVTVLEDLERELDEPGEQQVPACAREQEELVKEEAGRGAAQDSSSGQPPTLEGPHQCRSREVCLLREIGDEAGAWSVQSAPKRELCKEKKRLVEVPEKLNGDTLLGPECADTRDQEGRWERQRASSSVERPYVCGECGKSFTQNSILIEHQRTHTGEKPYGCDECGRAFSQRSGLFQHQRLHTGEKRYQCGICGKAFSQNAGLFHHLRIHTGEKPFQCSQCRKSFSRRSVLIKHQRIHTGERPYECEDCGKNFIYHCNLVQHRKVHPGVGAASPLEQVGQRLPVSDPSGGGGAGSHFVPEAES; from the exons ATGGCCACAGCCTCCGTCCTTCAGACTCCAGAGATGCAGGAAGGACGTCTGGCAGTAAAggtagaagaggaagagggggattGTGCCTCTGGGCAGGAATCTGGCCCGTGGAGAGATCACCCGCATAGCAGAGAGATCTTCCGTAGACGCTTCAGGCAGTTCTGCTACCAGGAGACCCCTGGACCCCGCGAGGCTCTTCGAAGGCTCCGCGAGCTGTGCCGCCAGTGGCTGAGCCCAGAAACGCACAGCAAGGAGCAGATCCTGGAGCTGCTGGTGCTGGAGCAGTTCCTGACCATCCTGCCCGAGGAGCTCCAGGCCTGGGTGCGGGGACAGCACCCGGAGAGCGGGGAGCAGGCGGTGACCGTGCTGGAGGATCTGGAGCGGGAGCTGGACGAGCCGGGAGAACAG CAGGTTCCAGCCTGTGCCCGTGAGCAGGAAGAGTTGGTGAAGGAGGAGGCAGGTCGGGGAGCAGCCCAGGACTCATCAAGCGGCCAGCCCCCAACCTTGGAAGGGCCGCATCAGTGCAGGTCGCGGGAGGTGTGCCTGCTTCGGGAGATCG GGGATGAGGCTGGGGCTTGGAGTGTGCAGTCAGCCCCGAAGAGGGAGCTCTGTAAAGAAAAGAAACGTCTTGTGGAAGTTCCTGAGAAACTGAACGGTGACACTCTTCTGGGGCCTGAGTGCGCAGACACACGTGACcaggagggcaggtgggagaggcAGCGGGCCAGCTCCTCGGTGGAGAGACCCTACGTCTGTGGTGAGTGTGGGAAGAGCTTCACCCAGAACTCCATCCTGATCGAGCACCAGAGGACACACACCGGGGAGAAGCCCTACGGGTGTGATGAGTGCGGACGGGCCTTCAGCCAGCGCTCGGGTCTGTTCCAGCACCAGAGACTCCACACCGGGGAGAAGCGCTACCAGTGTGGCATCTGTGGCAAAGCGTTCAGCCAGAACGCGGGGCTCTTCCATCACCTCCGGATCCACACGGGGGAGAAGCCCTTCCAGTGCAGCCAGTGCAGGAAGAGCTTCAGCCGACGTTCTGTCCTCATTAAGCATCAGCGAATTCACACCGGAGAAAGGCCTTACGAATGTGAAGACTGTGGCAAGAACTTTATTTATCACTGCAACCTCGTCCAGCATCGGAAGGTCCACCCTGGGGTGGGTGCCGCTAGCCCCCTGGAGCAGGTAGGGCAGAGGCTCCCGGTGTCGGACCCTAGTGGAGGTGGTGGGGCAGGCTCTCACTTTGTCCCTGAAGCAGAATCCTAG
- the ZSCAN23 gene encoding zinc finger and SCAN domain-containing protein 23 isoform X2: MATASVLQTPEMQEGRLAVKVEEEEGDCASGQESGPWRDHPHSREIFRRRFRQFCYQETPGPREALRRLRELCRQWLSPETHSKEQILELLVLEQFLTILPEELQAWVRGQHPESGEQAVTVLEDLERELDEPGEQVPACAREQEELVKEEAGRGAAQDSSSGQPPTLEGPHQCRSREVCLLREIGDEAGAWSVQSAPKRELCKEKKRLVEVPEKLNGDTLLGPECADTRDQEGRWERQRASSSVERPYVCGECGKSFTQNSILIEHQRTHTGEKPYGCDECGRAFSQRSGLFQHQRLHTGEKRYQCGICGKAFSQNAGLFHHLRIHTGEKPFQCSQCRKSFSRRSVLIKHQRIHTGERPYECEDCGKNFIYHCNLVQHRKVHPGVGAASPLEQVGQRLPVSDPSGGGGAGSHFVPEAES; this comes from the exons ATGGCCACAGCCTCCGTCCTTCAGACTCCAGAGATGCAGGAAGGACGTCTGGCAGTAAAggtagaagaggaagagggggattGTGCCTCTGGGCAGGAATCTGGCCCGTGGAGAGATCACCCGCATAGCAGAGAGATCTTCCGTAGACGCTTCAGGCAGTTCTGCTACCAGGAGACCCCTGGACCCCGCGAGGCTCTTCGAAGGCTCCGCGAGCTGTGCCGCCAGTGGCTGAGCCCAGAAACGCACAGCAAGGAGCAGATCCTGGAGCTGCTGGTGCTGGAGCAGTTCCTGACCATCCTGCCCGAGGAGCTCCAGGCCTGGGTGCGGGGACAGCACCCGGAGAGCGGGGAGCAGGCGGTGACCGTGCTGGAGGATCTGGAGCGGGAGCTGGACGAGCCGGGAGAACAG GTTCCAGCCTGTGCCCGTGAGCAGGAAGAGTTGGTGAAGGAGGAGGCAGGTCGGGGAGCAGCCCAGGACTCATCAAGCGGCCAGCCCCCAACCTTGGAAGGGCCGCATCAGTGCAGGTCGCGGGAGGTGTGCCTGCTTCGGGAGATCG GGGATGAGGCTGGGGCTTGGAGTGTGCAGTCAGCCCCGAAGAGGGAGCTCTGTAAAGAAAAGAAACGTCTTGTGGAAGTTCCTGAGAAACTGAACGGTGACACTCTTCTGGGGCCTGAGTGCGCAGACACACGTGACcaggagggcaggtgggagaggcAGCGGGCCAGCTCCTCGGTGGAGAGACCCTACGTCTGTGGTGAGTGTGGGAAGAGCTTCACCCAGAACTCCATCCTGATCGAGCACCAGAGGACACACACCGGGGAGAAGCCCTACGGGTGTGATGAGTGCGGACGGGCCTTCAGCCAGCGCTCGGGTCTGTTCCAGCACCAGAGACTCCACACCGGGGAGAAGCGCTACCAGTGTGGCATCTGTGGCAAAGCGTTCAGCCAGAACGCGGGGCTCTTCCATCACCTCCGGATCCACACGGGGGAGAAGCCCTTCCAGTGCAGCCAGTGCAGGAAGAGCTTCAGCCGACGTTCTGTCCTCATTAAGCATCAGCGAATTCACACCGGAGAAAGGCCTTACGAATGTGAAGACTGTGGCAAGAACTTTATTTATCACTGCAACCTCGTCCAGCATCGGAAGGTCCACCCTGGGGTGGGTGCCGCTAGCCCCCTGGAGCAGGTAGGGCAGAGGCTCCCGGTGTCGGACCCTAGTGGAGGTGGTGGGGCAGGCTCTCACTTTGTCCCTGAAGCAGAATCCTAG